From the genome of Danio rerio strain Tuebingen ecotype United States chromosome 2, GRCz12tu, whole genome shotgun sequence, one region includes:
- the arf1 gene encoding ADP-ribosylation factor 1 translates to MGNIFANLFKVFGKKEMRILMVGLDAAGKTTILYKLKLGEIVTTIPTIGFNVETVEYKNISFTVWDVGGQDKIRPLWRHYFQNTQGLIFVVDSNDRERVNEAREELMRMLAEDELREAVLLVFANKQDLPNAMNAAEITDKLGLHSLRHRNWYIQATCATSGDGLYEGLDWLSNQLKNQK, encoded by the exons ATGGGAAACATATTCGCAAACCTCTTTAAAGTCTTCGGCAAGAAGGAGATGAGAATTCTTATGGTGGGACTCGACGCAGCAGGGAAGACGACGATTCTGTATAAATTAAAGTTGGGGGAAATTGTGACCACCATCCCAACAATCG GTTTTAATGTTGAAACAGTGGAGTACAAGAATATTAGTTTTACAGTTTGGGACGTCGGCGGTCAAGATAAGATTCGACCATTGTGGCGTCATTATTTCCAGAACACACAAG GTCTGATCTTTGTGGTTGACAGTAATGACCGTGAGCGTGTGAATGAGGCGCGAGAGGAGCTGATGAGGATGTTGGCTGAGGATGAGCTCAGAGAAGCAGTTCTGCTGGTGTTTGCCAACAAACAG GACCTGCCGAACGCCATGAACGCCGCCGAAATCACGGACAAGCTGGGTCTGCACTCACTCCGGCACAGAAACTGGTACATTCAGGCCACGTGTGCCACAAGCGGCGACGGCCTCTATGAAGGACTCGACTGGTTGTCCAATCAGCTGAAAAACCAGAAATGA